In Miscanthus floridulus cultivar M001 chromosome 19, ASM1932011v1, whole genome shotgun sequence, the DNA window cTACTTTTTTTTAGTCGTTTCTCCTTTCAGTCCGTGCGATACCGCGTCCCCCGCCGCCcgctccctcccctccccctcctccaaTCACGCTCCCTCCCTTCCCCATGCGCGCAcccaagccgccgccgcctctcccaCGTTCCCTCCCCCTCCCCACGCATTCGTCCACGCCGCCGCCGTTCCCCTCCAAGCCAGCCCCGCCCGGCAAGGCCATCCGGCCGCGTCTCGCCGCGGCGTCTCCTCCCTGCTCGCTTGCCTCCTCGCCCACCCGAGCCGCAACTACACCGACTTGCGATCAGCGCGCCGCGATAAAGGAAGGAATTACCATGAGAATGGAAGGGCTGCTGTACCACGAGGTGCAGGAGGGGAAGCTCTGCGCCGTGAACTGCGTCAACACCGCCCTACAGGGCCCCTTCTTCTCCGAGTTCGAcatctcgccgcgctcgccgtcgACCTCGACCAGCGGGATCGCCTGGTGATGCTCGAGGGCTGCCGAAGCCCCGGCGCCTCCAACGCTGCCACAGGGGACTTCTTCGCCGTGGGCGAGGGATCCCACAAGGTCTCCCTCGAAGTTGATTTCAGCATCCAGGTTAGTCCAGGCCATCTAGGTCCAGGCTTCATGGAGATTATCCATTTAGGTTTCTAATCTAGGGCTCGGTTAGATTGACCGATACGTAGATCACACAGCTTCTTCCGTGGACTGGGTTGCAAGTTGGTTGTCTGTTCAGATCGCTGCTTGGAATTGAGGGGATTTTTGCTCGAGCATTGCTGTTTGGAAGTCGTTGATTGCCTCAGGTTGACATGGATGATGCCCACCAAGTGTCCAAGTGTTTGCTGAAATGCCCTCAAGGTAATAGTTTTGATTTCTCGACGATTTTTAGTGAATTTGAGGTGGATTCCATTGTTTCCTTTCCTTTGGGTCCGAACTGGAGTGACAGCTATGTGCTCAACTTTTTCTTCATGAGTAATCAATCATGTGCTATTGCCATTTAAATGAAAGAAAATGCAGATATGTTGTTTAAGCTCTTGCAGATCAACTTGCTGCAGAGCTGTTGAAACTTGAGAGGCACTTGCAGACATTTTCTCACATGAAAAAAATGAGGTTGTGGGATGTTACTTGGAGAAATGGTATCTGAATTTGTGTTGCTTTCTGTTTCGAGTTCTGAACTTTCAACTTGCAGAAGCCATACATGCTAAAGTGGTTTGGGTTGTGCACATGGGATGCATTTTACACCAATCTTACTATTGGAAGACTGAGGGAAATACTAAAGATATTTACAAATGTCATAGATTTTCGCCAATACTGATCCCTGTCACATTATAAGTATACTCTGACCCCTACATATATTTCCTTTATTTTCAGAGGTGGAGTTTTTTTTTCAGAGGTGACAATGTATATGTCATTATGGATCCTGCGGGAATTGCATGCTCATTTGATAACTCAGCCAAGTAAGCAGACTAAACATATTACACTTTATCACTCATACTTATTTTTTTGTACAAAATGTAAGTAGTTTCAGTTCAGATTCTGTACTTTGCCTGTTCTGTCTATTACCTTTGCAAACAGGTTGACTCATATAGTCATATTAAGGGGAACCACAAATTTCAGAAGATAGGTATGAGAGCTATAAGCTATTCCTGGGAGAAAAAATGAGGCTACCTGCAGTTGTTTGGATCATAATTCTCACGGTAGAAACAAATTGATGTTGCTAATCCTTCATTAAAATAGGAAAGCTAAGCAGATTTCTGGTTAAATTCCATTGCAGGGATGGACCCTTTGTAGTTATTACTTACGAATGAGATGGACATGCTCCTTTCTCTTACTTGGTTCGACCTCGCTCCCTTTGAAGTTCGATCGATCATACTGGAATACAAGATTGGATCTGTGGTATAGGGTGTAGTGTTCCTTGATGTTGCACTAATCAGGATTTTCGTGCAGTGCAGGTGTTTGCGTATTTGCTGCGGCGGTACGTTGCCTGCGGACGATGGAGGAAGCCGGTGATGAAGATCGGCACAAGAGGGCGCTGTAGATGCATGGTCAGGACTCAGGAGGCTGTGGGGTTCCTCATGTTTGCTAAGGCCAAAGTGGGCGACAATGCTTACAAGGAGCTCGTCTAGGCAGGCACGGGACATTGCTGACCAAGGGTATAGACATGTAGTGTAATAGTATATCTGCACTCTACGAACCATCCTTTTTGTTCCTGGTTACTTATGTTCTTCTCTTCTGTGTTGCAGTTCAAATCCTGAAGGTGAAATCACAGTAGAAAAATGCGAAGAAATCCTATCTCAGGTATTTGTTGGCCAAACTCACGTCCTATAAGGCTTCAGTCACCTCGTCCAAGCAGGTGATCCCTCCCAGGATGACCACCATTCTTTACAGGAATCACTCTCATTCATGGATAAAGTGAAGGTGATGTACACGCCTGCTCCTTGCTTGAGGTATTATGGCTTGGTGTCCATGGCTGCTTTTACTTGATGCGCATTTCTTTACTTTGTGTTTGCAGGTGTCATCCATATCTGATGAAGATTACGAAGATTTTTTGGTCACCATATCTGAGTCAATGGCAAAAAAGATCACTGATCCAGAGACATACCTAAAGGTGTTTGTTTTTCTTGGTGGTTTGTCGAGAACAATTGGACAGTCGTTTTACAACCATTTGTCTTTGTAAGTAAAGGGAGCTATGCGCCAGATGAAAATAAAAGTGCAAGTCATAGCTTGCATGGTAACGAAGAAACAGGTACTCTGTGGATCTCTGACTTCTTGCAAACATCTACAAGAGGTGTGTCAGTTTTCCCGGGAAGTTTGTTTATATGTTTTTTGAAGGTGGGTGCGAGCTCCGCCGCAACCTCGCCCTCTCCTTCCTGGCGCTGGCAAGCCACAGGCGAGGAAGAGCTGCTACGAGAGGATATCAGTTCCCTCCAAATGATAGAGCCCTTTAGTTTTAtcgtagcgttagcacgagcaCACTACTCAGCAATCAACAAGTCCGATTCTTTTGATATAGTTCCTCCAAATGATAGAGCCCTTCGATTCTTGTTTGTTTTATATAAACCACAGAGATGAGTATGTATAGCTGTGAATTAGTTTTTTGGTATTTAACTTTGTATTGTTTCAAAGGATTATAAATTAATAATAATGATATTGTTTTGGGTGGGTGTCGATCCACTCTGCGGCAATCTCCGGCAAATCATAGATATtgacacacatatttatacggtgagtataacactttGTTTTTAGTTTTTGTAGAAGATTTTTTAAGAGACGCAGTATTACCCAtgcgacaggcactaatattgacatatatactcgaacctgtgtacaAGATGGTACGGAGATGcggcggaacttattcgtggatttatggGCGCATGAAataaatggatatcggagattttttcctgtcgatataaaatattatcttagccgcatcacggaaaggtctataaagtagagtttgtaagcctgcgacgccgcgtaCTCCATGACTacgttaaattcataaactttgctttttagattaaatgtcactttaacattggtatttaatttttacagtatttttatcttatcgtgtgatccgtttgtttttagtacaaaatgttagctatcccgtagcaacgcacgggcacgctacctagtatgtACTTATATTTATTGAAGGTGAACCATGCTAATTAAAGAATAAGCTAAAAGGAATACATGGAGATATGCAGACCGCAATTACAAGCTGATATGACAAATCTATTGTtcaaaagctaaaacattgagtTTTTCGGGATATTTTCTGAATGAAGATCAAGATTTACAAAGAGAGTAGCGAATAAAAAAAGAACTCTATGATGAGGCTGATGGGACAAAAAGAAATCTAATCAACAGTTCACTAcaccaaagattttttttttacacAAACAAGTTTCCAAAACAAAGGGCACACATGGCCTGATACCCAGTGATCTATCACACGGCGTCATGGTTTCTCCTATCAATCTGCGAAGGCTTGGAGCGACGTCGGAATCGGCGGCACGTTCACGGCCACGACCCCTTCCAGCGCCTGGACCACCTGTTCCATCGTCGGCCGGTGCGCCTCGTAGTCCTGCACGCACCAGCAGGCCACCCTGCACGCGCGTTCCAGCTCCCGCGGGTCGGCGTCTCCCTCCAGCCGCTCGTCCAGCAGCGCGACAAGCGCCGCCCCTTCGCTGACATTCCTCGCGGCCACCAGCGGGAAGTACTCTGACAGCAAATCGCCCTGCTCCGTTGTCACCCAGCACCGCGCGTTCCGCCTTCCCGATATGATCTCCAGCAGCACCATCCCGTAGCTGTACACGTCGGCCTTGGCGGTGATGGGCACGCCGGAGATCCACTCCGGCGCGAGGTACCCGATGGTGCCCCGCACCGTCGTCAGGACGCGGCTGAAGTCCCTCCCCACCAGTTTCGCCATGCCGAAGTCGGCGACCTTGGGGACGAGGTCCTCGTCGAGCAGGATGTTCTCCGGCTTCATGtcgcagtggatgatgcagtcccgGCAACCCTCGTGGAGGTACAGCAAGCCCCGGGCGGTTCCGAGCGCGATCTGGAACCTGGCGCTCCAGCTCAGCGTCGGCGGCGCCGCAGCTCCCCCAAAAAGCGCCCTGTCCAGCGAACCGTTGGGCATGTAGTCGTAGACGAGCAGCCGCTCGCTGCCGTGGGAGGAGAAGCCGCGGAGGCGGACGAGGTTGACATGCTGGATCCTGCCGATGGTGCGCACCTCGTTCCTGAACTGCTTCTCCCCCACGCAGAGGAGGCCCTCCAGCCTCTTCACCGCGACGGCCGGCCCGCCGCCGGGTAGATTTCCCCTGTACACCGACCCGAAGCCGCCGCCTCCGAGCTTCTCCGAGAAGTTCTTGGTCGCCCTCCTCAGCTCGCTGTACTTGAACACCACGAGGCTACCACCTTCTGCTGCTGCTTGCATGAATCTTATGCTGCTCTGTCTTCTCCTAAACATCTTAACAAACACGGACACAATGGCACACAAGACTAGGATCGACGCAACTGAGGCAGTAGAAACGAAGACTGCCGTTCTGTTACGATCTTTTGAGGACACGTCCATGACAGACAACCGGAGGTGAAGATCATCCATTCCTGCAGTGTCGTCGACCCGTCGCTGCAAGTTGAGCAGGTCACCGTACCACAGAGCACATCGTCTGCCGTAGGAGTAAGCGTTGCAGTCGCAACTCCTCAAGCACGCCAACCTGCAGTCTTGAGCACTTGATGCTTCAACCGGCGGCGACGG includes these proteins:
- the LOC136529317 gene encoding G-type lectin S-receptor-like serine/threonine-protein kinase At2g19130; amino-acid sequence: MNKITGHVQALTSWRSSSDPAPGMYSLGIDPHGTSQFFLSWNWTVNFWSSGEWNGNIFAGVPEMTSHYFHNFEFVSNANASYFDYSLQDPTVISRFVLDVSGQMRQLIWVPSADEWMIIWAEPHQLCDVYAVCGAFGVCDEKSEPFCSCPAGFRPSSMEDWELGDHSHGCRRNHPLQCDIGKDGDAFLLVPGISLPGNPSPPVEASSAQDCRLACLRSCDCNAYSYGRRCALWYGDLLNLQRRVDDTAGMDDLHLRLSVMDVSSKDRNRTAVFVSTASVASILVLCAIVSVFVKMFRRRQSSIRFMQAAAEGGSLVVFKYSELRRATKNFSEKLGGGGFGSVYRGNLPGGGPAVAVKRLEGLLCVGEKQFRNEVRTIGRIQHVNLVRLRGFSSHGSERLLVYDYMPNGSLDRALFGGAAAPPTLSWSARFQIALGTARGLLYLHEGCRDCIIHCDMKPENILLDEDLVPKVADFGMAKLVGRDFSRVLTTVRGTIGYLAPEWISGVPITAKADVYSYGMVLLEIISGRRNARCWVTTEQGDLLSEYFPLVAARNVSEGAALVALLDERLEGDADPRELERACRVACWCVQDYEAHRPTMEQVVQALEGVVAVNVPPIPTSLQAFAD